A section of the Solitalea canadensis DSM 3403 genome encodes:
- a CDS encoding DUF5606 family protein has protein sequence MNLRGIVAVSGKPGLYKVIGQNKAGFVLESLDEAKNKTVINGNAKVAALQEITVYGQSDDLQLKGILAKMGENLSTVPDPKADNKILKDYFKSVAPDHDDERVYVSDIKKIVSWVKLLSVLPLWNEADPDAESPVEAPVVEEAPVVAEEPAPKKTRKTKKAE, from the coding sequence ATGAATTTAAGAGGAATTGTTGCGGTTTCGGGAAAACCAGGATTATATAAAGTAATTGGCCAGAATAAAGCTGGTTTTGTTCTTGAATCGTTAGACGAGGCAAAAAATAAAACCGTTATTAATGGAAATGCTAAGGTAGCAGCATTACAGGAAATTACAGTATACGGTCAGAGTGACGATTTACAGTTGAAAGGTATATTGGCTAAAATGGGTGAAAACCTGTCTACTGTTCCTGATCCTAAAGCTGACAATAAAATATTAAAAGATTATTTTAAATCTGTAGCACCTGATCATGATGATGAGCGTGTGTATGTTTCAGATATTAAGAAAATTGTGAGCTGGGTAAAATTATTATCAGTGCTTCCTTTATGGAATGAAGCAGATCCGGATGCAGAATCTCCTGTTGAAGCTCCTGTGGTAGAAGAAGCACCTGTAGTAGCTGAAGAGCCAGCTCCTAAAAAGACCAGAAAAACAAAAAAAGCGGAATAA
- the rlmH gene encoding 23S rRNA (pseudouridine(1915)-N(3))-methyltransferase RlmH translates to MKITLIQIGKTEDKYLLEGIDKYEKRLKHYINFSTVTIPALKNTKNLNFEEQKKKEAELILKSINNTDYVILLDEKGKVFTSVQFADQLNKHMNRAVQNLVFIIGGPYGFDEKIYARANEKLSLSTMTFSHQMVRLFFIEQIYRANTILKGEPYHHE, encoded by the coding sequence ATGAAAATAACCCTTATCCAGATAGGTAAAACCGAAGACAAGTATTTATTGGAAGGTATTGATAAATATGAAAAACGCCTGAAACATTATATTAACTTTTCCACAGTTACTATCCCTGCTCTAAAGAACACCAAGAATCTGAATTTTGAAGAACAGAAAAAGAAAGAAGCTGAATTGATTCTAAAGAGTATTAACAATACGGATTATGTAATCTTATTGGATGAAAAAGGTAAAGTATTTACTTCTGTCCAATTCGCCGACCAATTAAATAAGCACATGAACAGAGCTGTTCAAAATCTCGTATTTATAATTGGGGGACCATACGGGTTTGATGAAAAAATATATGCCCGTGCAAATGAAAAATTAAGTTTATCCACAATGACTTTTTCGCATCAAATGGTTCGTTTGTTCTTTATAGAACAAATATATAGGGCAAACACCATTTTAAAAGGAGAACCTTATCATCACGAATAA
- a CDS encoding putative porin, with the protein MKNFTLLLFCCLLFSVVAKGQIVNPNDPARDPFGRDTITKKPAKEEKLQDFFTRKDSVKKFYAKSIRFAEPRQFDLDTIAFSRLDTSIHNFQNYSPLYAKNNYYLSIGNLGLASRAMYPGFGNRIGFNDGQTALSLYEFRPERVNYYRVYSPYTDVTWISGLGKESSINFIHTQNIKPNLNIGVEYESIGSQGYYPRQRPKHNLFSAWSWYQSRNLKYNILGNVLFNSLKSPENGGETNATLFTEPTNKQHEFESVYLNNSLTTWSNMSLYLKQSYVVGARDTNAVYQAKAFKSPYSKVTNTIQYDQRDYKFDYSGENDEVSPTAYFGKVYYLDSLHAADRIKQKHFRTDLDLSLYGRGRAERFTLGGGIAYESINYTQFVQDSMQVFARNTNNVLLKGRIGLSIASNVDLDVRGHYIFAGYNIGDVSLDGVATVSMGKVGNIYLRALLQNVEPGIIFTKNRSNFHRYDNSFSKINSNLLSFTYENKLTRTRLSAEYNLINNYTYFYRATPQSETIAQQTGDLISILRIKADQTINFGHFGWSGSFTYQANNAKDILPAPDFYTYQSVYYQNKLFKALDFQIGLDVRYFTKFKSMGYAPELGQFYVGNGMMEVGNYPIADLFITAGLRRTRFLIKYDYLNQGLNKKGYYIVDKYAMPDATFKFGVGWRFYD; encoded by the coding sequence TTGAAAAATTTTACTCTATTACTCTTTTGTTGTTTGTTGTTTTCGGTTGTTGCTAAAGGGCAAATCGTAAATCCTAACGACCCGGCACGCGACCCTTTTGGAAGAGATACCATTACTAAGAAACCGGCTAAAGAGGAAAAGCTACAAGACTTTTTTACCCGAAAAGATTCGGTGAAGAAATTCTACGCTAAGTCGATTCGTTTTGCAGAACCTCGTCAATTTGATCTGGATACAATTGCTTTTTCGAGACTAGATACTTCTATTCATAATTTCCAGAATTATAGTCCGCTGTACGCTAAAAACAATTACTATCTAAGCATTGGTAATCTTGGCTTAGCCAGTCGTGCAATGTATCCTGGATTTGGAAACCGGATTGGTTTTAATGACGGCCAAACAGCTTTGTCATTATATGAATTCAGACCTGAACGTGTTAATTATTATCGCGTTTATTCTCCATATACAGATGTTACCTGGATTAGCGGTTTGGGAAAGGAGAGTTCTATTAATTTCATTCATACACAAAATATTAAGCCTAATCTAAATATCGGTGTTGAATATGAATCGATTGGATCTCAGGGCTATTACCCTCGTCAACGACCAAAGCATAATTTATTTTCGGCCTGGAGCTGGTATCAATCGCGAAACCTTAAATATAACATACTTGGAAATGTCTTGTTTAACAGCTTGAAATCTCCTGAAAATGGTGGCGAAACAAATGCAACGCTTTTTACAGAACCAACTAATAAACAGCATGAATTTGAGAGTGTTTATCTCAATAATTCACTAACTACCTGGAGTAATATGTCGCTATACTTAAAGCAGTCTTATGTGGTGGGGGCAAGAGATACAAATGCAGTTTACCAGGCAAAGGCATTTAAATCCCCTTACTCTAAGGTTACAAATACTATACAGTATGATCAGCGTGATTATAAGTTCGATTATTCCGGAGAGAATGACGAAGTATCACCTACTGCTTATTTTGGAAAAGTTTATTATTTAGACTCACTTCATGCAGCTGATCGAATTAAACAAAAGCATTTCAGAACAGATTTAGATTTAAGTTTATATGGTAGAGGGCGTGCTGAACGGTTTACATTGGGTGGAGGTATTGCCTATGAAAGTATTAACTATACGCAGTTTGTGCAAGATTCAATGCAGGTTTTTGCGAGGAATACAAATAACGTTTTGTTAAAAGGACGTATTGGCCTCTCTATTGCTTCAAATGTTGATTTAGATGTACGTGGGCATTATATTTTTGCCGGTTATAATATTGGCGATGTGTCTTTGGATGGAGTAGCAACCGTATCGATGGGTAAGGTGGGGAATATTTATTTGAGGGCCCTTCTTCAAAATGTTGAACCTGGGATAATCTTTACTAAGAATCGTTCAAATTTTCACAGGTACGATAATAGTTTCTCAAAGATTAATAGCAATTTGCTATCATTCACTTATGAAAATAAGTTAACAAGAACCCGGTTATCGGCAGAGTATAACCTGATTAATAATTATACCTATTTCTATAGAGCAACACCTCAATCGGAAACAATTGCCCAGCAAACTGGCGATTTGATAAGTATTTTAAGAATTAAAGCCGATCAAACTATTAACTTTGGTCACTTCGGTTGGTCGGGAAGCTTCACCTATCAGGCAAATAATGCAAAGGATATATTGCCTGCACCTGATTTTTACACCTATCAAAGCGTTTATTATCAAAATAAATTGTTTAAAGCCTTAGATTTTCAGATTGGATTAGATGTTCGGTATTTTACCAAATTCAAGTCGATGGGATATGCACCTGAGCTAGGTCAGTTTTATGTTGGAAACGGTATGATGGAAGTTGGTAATTATCCAATTGCAGATCTATTTATTACTGCAGGACTCCGACGAACTCGTTTTTTGATCAAGTATGATTATTTAAATCAAGGACTTAATAAGAAAGGTTATTACATCGTTGATAAATATGCAATGCCTGATGCTACGTTTAAGTTTGGTGTAGGTTGGAGATTTTATGATTAA
- a CDS encoding purine-nucleoside phosphorylase gives MLDKLRATVDHIEKRIEGFKPEIGIILGTGLAKLVDDIDVKYELMYSNIPNFPISTVEFHAGKLIFGTLNGKNVVAMQGRLHYYEGYSMQQITFPVRVMKLLGIEHLVVSNACGSLNPDYKKGDLMIIEDHINLLPDNPLRGHNLDFFGPRFPDMSAPYDVEFIKKAKEIAATHNITAHTGVYVSVQGPNLETRAEYRYLRIIGGDVVGMSTVPEVIVANHMSLPVFAISVITDEGFQDVLNKVSFEEIVKVAEEAEPKMTLILKELISSF, from the coding sequence ATGTTGGATAAGTTACGTGCTACCGTAGATCATATTGAAAAACGAATTGAAGGATTTAAACCTGAAATAGGTATTATTCTGGGAACAGGTTTAGCCAAACTTGTAGATGACATTGATGTTAAATACGAGTTGATGTATTCAAACATTCCCAATTTTCCAATTTCAACGGTTGAATTTCATGCCGGTAAGCTAATATTTGGTACGTTAAACGGGAAAAATGTAGTAGCCATGCAGGGTCGTCTCCATTATTATGAAGGCTACTCAATGCAACAAATTACGTTTCCTGTACGAGTAATGAAATTGCTTGGTATTGAACATTTAGTGGTATCAAATGCATGTGGGAGTTTGAATCCTGATTATAAAAAAGGTGATCTGATGATCATCGAAGATCATATCAATTTGTTGCCTGATAATCCGCTCCGTGGTCACAATCTTGATTTTTTTGGTCCGCGGTTCCCTGATATGTCAGCACCTTATGATGTTGAGTTCATAAAAAAAGCCAAAGAGATTGCGGCAACACATAATATTACAGCACATACCGGAGTTTATGTGAGCGTACAAGGTCCTAATTTGGAAACTCGGGCCGAATATCGTTATTTACGTATTATTGGCGGTGATGTGGTTGGTATGTCAACTGTGCCTGAAGTAATTGTGGCTAATCACATGAGTCTGCCTGTTTTTGCTATTTCAGTAATTACTGACGAAGGATTTCAAGATGTTTTGAATAAAGTTTCCTTCGAAGAAATTGTTAAGGTTGCAGAAGAGGCAGAGCCAAAGATGACATTAATTTTGAAAGAACTGATTTCATCATTTTAA
- a CDS encoding peptidylprolyl isomerase yields MVKAIIKTEKGDMTVEFFEKDAPNTVANFVKLAKEGFYDGVTFHRVIPNFVVQAGCPFSKDEATAFRAGSGGPGYQINCELDGDNQYHDRGVLSMAHAGRNTGGSQFFICHSRANTAHLDRNHTCFGKVVENVDVVDDIRQGDKILSVEVIEA; encoded by the coding sequence ATGGTTAAAGCAATAATTAAGACCGAAAAAGGTGATATGACAGTGGAATTTTTTGAAAAAGATGCTCCAAACACTGTTGCTAACTTTGTAAAGCTAGCTAAAGAAGGCTTTTATGATGGTGTAACCTTTCACCGCGTAATTCCAAATTTCGTTGTTCAGGCTGGCTGTCCGTTCTCAAAGGATGAAGCAACTGCATTCAGAGCCGGATCTGGTGGTCCAGGTTATCAAATTAACTGTGAGCTTGATGGTGATAACCAATATCATGATCGTGGTGTATTATCGATGGCTCATGCTGGTCGTAATACCGGAGGTTCTCAGTTCTTCATTTGTCACAGTCGTGCAAACACAGCTCACTTAGACCGTAATCATACTTGTTTTGGTAAAGTAGTTGAGAATGTAGACGTTGTTGATGATATCCGTCAGGGTGACAAAATTTTATCAGTAGAAGTAATAGAAGCATAA